A window of the Longimicrobium sp. genome harbors these coding sequences:
- the tssC gene encoding type VI secretion system contractile sheath large subunit produces the protein MSETEAAAGGAAAATEELTILDRIVREGHMARDPHQIKIAKILVGEFADQVLDERIQKKDQITAAIQERIAAIDEVIGAQLNQILHNEQFQRLEATWRGMFYLVMNTETGTQLKLRVLNATRAELQKDLEKAVEFDQSNLFKKLYEEEYGTFGGNPYSVLIGDYEFGRHPQDIVFLNKISEVAAAAHAPFISAASPKLFDMDGFTELGVPRDLAKLFESTELAGWRSFRDSEDSRYVALVLPHILLRLPYGPDTVPVEGLVFKEDTDGRDHRKYLWGNAAWALGLRITTAFAQYGWCAAIRGVEGGGLVDGLPTHTFRTDEGDVALKCPTEIAITDRREKELSDLGFISLCHCKGESYAAFFGGATTQKAKTYSTDQANANARLSALLPYVLAASRFAHYLKVMMRDKIGSFQTKSTISKYLNDWIASYVLLNDDAPQSAKARFPLREARVDVTEIPGKPGCYNATVFLRPHFQLEELTASIRLVAELPPPAAA, from the coding sequence ATGTCCGAGACCGAAGCCGCGGCGGGCGGCGCAGCCGCCGCCACCGAGGAGCTCACCATCCTCGACCGCATCGTGCGCGAGGGCCACATGGCCCGCGACCCGCACCAGATCAAGATCGCCAAGATCCTGGTGGGCGAGTTCGCCGACCAGGTGCTCGACGAGCGCATCCAGAAGAAGGACCAGATCACGGCCGCCATCCAGGAGCGCATCGCGGCCATCGACGAGGTGATCGGGGCGCAGCTCAACCAGATCCTCCACAACGAGCAGTTCCAGCGGCTGGAGGCCACCTGGCGGGGGATGTTCTACCTGGTGATGAACACCGAGACCGGCACCCAGCTCAAGCTGCGCGTGCTGAACGCCACCCGGGCCGAGCTGCAGAAGGACCTGGAGAAGGCGGTGGAGTTCGACCAGAGCAACCTCTTCAAGAAGCTCTACGAGGAGGAGTACGGCACCTTCGGCGGCAACCCGTACAGCGTGCTGATCGGCGACTACGAGTTCGGCCGCCACCCGCAGGACATCGTCTTCCTCAACAAGATCAGCGAGGTGGCCGCGGCCGCCCACGCGCCGTTCATCTCGGCCGCGTCGCCGAAGCTCTTCGACATGGACGGCTTCACCGAGCTGGGGGTGCCGCGCGATCTGGCCAAGCTGTTCGAGAGCACCGAGCTGGCCGGCTGGCGCAGCTTCCGCGACAGCGAGGACAGCCGCTACGTGGCGCTGGTGCTCCCGCACATCCTCCTGCGCCTCCCCTACGGGCCCGACACGGTGCCGGTGGAGGGGCTGGTGTTCAAGGAGGACACCGACGGGCGCGACCACCGGAAGTACCTGTGGGGGAACGCCGCCTGGGCGCTGGGCCTGCGCATCACCACCGCGTTCGCGCAGTACGGCTGGTGCGCGGCGATCCGCGGGGTGGAGGGCGGCGGCCTGGTGGACGGGCTCCCCACGCACACCTTCCGCACCGACGAGGGCGACGTGGCGCTGAAGTGCCCCACCGAGATCGCCATCACCGACCGCCGCGAGAAGGAGCTCTCCGACCTGGGCTTCATCTCGCTCTGCCACTGCAAGGGCGAGAGCTACGCCGCGTTCTTCGGCGGGGCCACCACGCAGAAGGCCAAGACGTACAGCACCGACCAGGCGAACGCCAACGCCCGCCTCTCGGCGCTGCTGCCGTACGTGCTGGCCGCCAGCCGCTTCGCGCACTACCTGAAGGTGATGATGCGCGACAAGATCGGCTCGTTCCAGACCAAGTCGACCATCAGCAAGTACCTGAACGACTGGATCGCCAGCTACGTGCTGCTGAACGACGACGCGCCGCAGTCGGCCAAGGCGCGCTTCCCGCTGCGCGAGGCGCGGGTGGACGTCACCGAGATCCCGGGGAAGCCGGGGTGCTACAACGCCACGGTGTTCCTGCGCCCGCACTTCCAGCTCGAGGAGCTGACCGCGTCGATCCGCCTGGTGGCCGAGCTGCCGCCGCCGGCCGCCGCGTGA
- the tssB gene encoding type VI secretion system contractile sheath small subunit, with protein sequence MKESTQHKLDRVRPPRVQITYDLELGGAVQRKQLPLVVGIMADLSGQPETALPPLKKRKFVEIDRDNLNEVLGKARPRLALSVPNAITGEGNLQVELKFQDMDDFGPLAIVQQVDALRKLFEQRQRLSDLLTKLDGNDDLDQLLQDVIANTEQLEQIKQLAAGEAEPAAAEA encoded by the coding sequence ATGAAGGAGAGCACCCAGCACAAGCTCGACCGGGTCCGCCCGCCGCGCGTGCAGATCACCTACGACCTGGAGCTCGGCGGCGCCGTCCAGCGCAAGCAGCTCCCCCTGGTGGTGGGGATCATGGCCGACCTGTCGGGGCAGCCCGAGACGGCGCTGCCGCCGCTGAAGAAGCGCAAGTTCGTCGAGATCGACCGCGACAACCTCAACGAGGTGCTCGGCAAGGCCCGGCCCCGGCTGGCGCTGTCGGTGCCCAACGCCATCACCGGCGAGGGGAACCTGCAGGTGGAGCTCAAGTTCCAGGACATGGACGACTTCGGGCCGCTCGCCATCGTCCAGCAGGTGGACGCGCTGCGCAAGCTGTTCGAGCAGCGCCAGCGCCTCTCCGACCTGCTCACCAAGCTCGACGGCAACGACGACCTGGACCAGCTCCTCCAGGACGTGATCGCCAACACCGAGCAGCTCGAGCAGATCAAGCAGCTCGCCGCCGGCGAGGCCGAGCCCGCCGCGGCCGAGGCCTGA
- the tssA gene encoding type VI secretion system protein TssA, which yields MSGLQLETRFRVDLDRFLQPLSLEKPAGESLRYDPLWQRIMEARREDDATVPQGQWQRDLKRADWKETAALCQQVLEKRSRDLQVAAWLLEAWIHLYGFAGAREGVRLIHALCQWFWEHLHPQVDPEDPEVRNAPFVWINERMSVLLTLAPITSPDGSDFTRYTWADWQEALRRENQSHAQPQSPAQAGRRGEAPTEEPDGPTRARFAANISLTPTPFFRELAADLEGAEGAAAKLQALLDERCGRDGPTLARWLDTLRQVRAWVGAVLADRPETAPLLAVPVDPPQELPMTDSTLAAPAPAPSAAPVARGGPITSRDEAYRRLSEAAEFLMRTEPHSPTPFLVKRAVAWGGMSLGELIAEFLRDGYDLKTLRVFLGLEAK from the coding sequence ATGAGCGGGCTGCAGCTGGAGACCCGCTTCCGGGTGGACCTCGACCGCTTCCTCCAGCCGCTCTCGCTGGAGAAGCCGGCGGGCGAGTCGCTGCGCTACGACCCGCTCTGGCAGCGGATCATGGAGGCGCGGCGCGAGGACGACGCCACGGTGCCGCAGGGGCAGTGGCAGCGCGACCTGAAGCGCGCCGACTGGAAGGAGACCGCCGCGCTCTGCCAGCAGGTGCTGGAGAAGCGCTCGCGCGACCTGCAGGTGGCCGCGTGGCTGCTGGAGGCGTGGATCCACCTCTACGGCTTCGCCGGGGCGCGCGAGGGGGTGCGGCTGATCCACGCGCTCTGCCAGTGGTTCTGGGAGCATCTGCACCCGCAGGTGGACCCGGAAGACCCCGAGGTGCGCAACGCCCCGTTCGTGTGGATCAACGAGCGGATGAGCGTGCTGCTCACCCTGGCGCCGATCACCTCGCCCGACGGCTCCGACTTCACCCGCTACACCTGGGCCGACTGGCAGGAGGCGCTCCGGCGCGAGAACCAGTCGCACGCGCAGCCGCAGTCTCCGGCGCAGGCGGGGCGGCGCGGCGAGGCCCCCACGGAGGAGCCCGACGGGCCCACCCGCGCCCGCTTCGCCGCCAACATCTCGCTCACCCCCACGCCGTTCTTCCGCGAGCTGGCGGCCGACCTGGAGGGGGCGGAGGGCGCCGCGGCGAAGCTGCAGGCGCTCCTGGACGAGCGCTGCGGCCGCGACGGGCCCACGCTCGCGCGCTGGCTGGACACGCTGCGGCAGGTGCGCGCCTGGGTGGGCGCCGTGCTGGCCGACCGCCCCGAGACGGCCCCGCTGCTGGCGGTGCCCGTGGACCCACCGCAGGAGCTGCCGATGACCGACTCCACCCTGGCCGCCCCGGCGCCGGCCCCGTCCGCGGCCCCCGTGGCGCGCGGCGGCCCGATCACGAGCCGCGACGAGGCGTACCGCCGCCTCTCCGAGGCCGCCGAGTTCCTGATGCGCACCGAGCCGCACTCCCCCACCCCGTTCCTGGTGAAGCGCGCCGTGGCCTGGGGCGGGATGAGCCTGGGCGAGCTGATCGCCGAGTTCCTCCGCGACGGCTACGACCTGAAGACGCTCCGGGTGTTCCTGGGGCTGGAGGCGAAGTAG